The nucleotide window AATATACAGTTGGTGTATTAGGGTATAATAACCTGATTAACGCACATATCAATCTTTGGATGATACCCGGTATCGTCATTGCGGGAATATTGGCATTTTTCGGTTTTAAAAATAAATGGTACATCAAGTATTATATCGCTTTTGGATTTGTGTGTTTTGCTCTGCATACATTAAGTCTTTACCTGATTATACAACCGCAGATGGACATCCGCTACCTCGAATATGCGACGGTACTGAAAGGATTGGGAATGGGCATCCTGTTCATTGGGTTATGGTTTTACGCTACCCTCAACCTGCAAATGAATGAAATGATGGGAATAATGGTTATATTAATTGTGGTAAGGTCTTTTCTGGCTACCTCATTAGGCAGTGCAATTATCGGATGGGCAACTTATCAGTCACAGTGGCAAAGTCTGACCGACATTTCGATGTATCTCGATGCCGGGGAAATTCCGAACGGAATGGCAATATACCAAAACATCAGCCTCAATGCGTTAATGGCTTCCGGGAAAATCGTATTGGGAACATTAACCTGGCTGATTGTCCCTATACTGATATTTATTGCTACACATTCTTACGGAAGTTTCCACTACAAACGGGTGGTGCTGTTCCGCAAAGCGATACGGGGAAATTCAATCAAAGGTTATCGTTTATCTTAATACAAATTATTATGAAATGAAGCATAAGAAAATATTCATTTCCATACCCAAAACAATGAATATTTTCTTATGCGAAATTCCATCTGACCATTAAAAACAATAAAAATAAACAGATGAAAAAAATACTTTTTCTGACAGATTTTTCAGAAGTAGCAAAGAACGCATTTTTATATGCCCTATCGCTTGCAGATAATTTTAACTCGGAATTGCACATTCTGCATATTACACCTATTATTGAACCGAAGACGGACGAGGAACGCTATCGGGTACACCCTTTGGCACAGATGTTCAACGATTCGCTGGAAAATGATGAGTGGAACGAATTTAAGACAGAAGCAAAAAAATTGGAGCAGTTGGCTCATAACAACAATAAGCTTCACGTTCCCGTAGAGTTCCATTTTGAAAATGGCTATTTCCAAGATGTAATTGAGAGCCATATCGTAGAAAAATCAATTGACCTGATTGTAATGGGTACGTCGGGGAATAACACTATAGACAAAAAACTGTTCGGCTCGCACGCAGTAAGGCTGATTGACAGTGGTTTTGATATACCGATATTGGCAGTGCCTGCAAAAGCCGTTTTTACCTCTACGGGGGCGTTTGCCGTTGCGGTAATGCTCGTTGAAAATGAATGTGTCATTATCAGGCGGATTGCCACAAAACTCTCCCCGTCAGAGACACCTTTAAAATGTGTACACATAGTCGATACAGAAGAAAAAGCTATGGCTGCACAACAAAAGAAAGCACATTGGCTTACAAATTTTGAGGGTCTTGATGTTCAGGTGGATATTGTTATTGATACGGATATAGAAGACGGCTTGACAAAGTATGTAGAAGATAACTATATCAATATCCTAAGCATCATACATAGACAATTACCCTTTATGAAAAGATTGTTCAATATAAACCATAGTAAAAGGCTGCTACGTCTTTCTGAAACGGCAATGCTGATATATAATGTAGAAGATAAATAAAACATTTGTTATGGAAATAAAACCAAAAATTCTTTTGCCTGTTGATTTTTATTCAACATCAGACAATACTTTCTTATATGCAATAGCATTTGCAGAACAGTTCAATGCAGATGTTCATATACTAACCGTGTTGGAAGATACGGCTGAACCGGAACAAAACAATCAATTCAGAAAAGGGCTGAAAGAACGTGAAATAGAACTGTTCTATCAACAGATAAAAAGCTATAAGAATACTTCGGAAGTAAACCTTTCTTTCGGACTGACAAAGGAAAGTTTCACGGACGCAATCATTAACTATTTACAGAACAACGCGATAGATTTCCTGATAATCGGATATGA belongs to Chryseobacterium gleum and includes:
- a CDS encoding universal stress protein — protein: MKKILFLTDFSEVAKNAFLYALSLADNFNSELHILHITPIIEPKTDEERYRVHPLAQMFNDSLENDEWNEFKTEAKKLEQLAHNNNKLHVPVEFHFENGYFQDVIESHIVEKSIDLIVMGTSGNNTIDKKLFGSHAVRLIDSGFDIPILAVPAKAVFTSTGAFAVAVMLVENECVIIRRIATKLSPSETPLKCVHIVDTEEKAMAAQQKKAHWLTNFEGLDVQVDIVIDTDIEDGLTKYVEDNYINILSIIHRQLPFMKRLFNINHSKRLLRLSETAMLIYNVEDK